Genomic window (Rosa chinensis cultivar Old Blush chromosome 6, RchiOBHm-V2, whole genome shotgun sequence):
AGACAATCCCTTGTAGCAACAGAAGAAGTTAgtttaatttttatattaatTAACAAGTTATGGCCAATTCGATTTATCTATTTTCAACACCACACATATTTATCAAACTCAAATCCCATTACCAGGAGTTGCTCCCAAAAGATTCACTACTTCTGGTACCAACAGAGCAGTATATAGGAACACGGGAGCTCTACAAACTGATCTTGGGCTGGGAATACAAAATTAGTTTGTAGAGCTCTGCTGTTGCCGTTGGGCCTTCAACTAAATTTGGTTCGTGGAgatcttgtgtttgtttggatgGGTTCTGTTCAGGTGTTCTTGCGTGGGATTGATTTGGCTGGCTTCCAAGCTTTTCCGGCAGATTTCGTGACGTCTCTGTGTCACGTTCAATTTCGGGGTGAAACAGCAACGCCGACGCCACTCCCTGCTGAATTTGCACCTGGGCTGAGGCTTGTCAAGCCTGCTGGGCttctttgatttttgttttttttccctgcTTTGGGCCTTTGTCTGTAATCTAGTTTGTTTCCTGTTGTCTtgttgaataaaagaaaaatccttctatagcaaaaaaaaaaaaaaaaacacacacacacacacaaaattaTGGGTATGCACTGGGAATTTAATTGCAAGGCCATAAGCAAATATACAATAGTGGTCACCTAACCTCACCGGCCGATTGATCACCATGCATGTGACTAGTAGAGAAGTCCAAGTATCACTAGTCACTACAAATCAAACCTATATAACAAGATTCAGTTATTTATAACACCTGTTGGAGTTTGTTAGAAACGGATGTAATAAATTTGCTCtgcttagagcatctccaacaatgtttgttataaacatagcTAAAAATTGCTaaaagttaaatatagctaTCCAATTTGAGAGTTGTCCTTCATCAAGGATAGCTATTCTTGAgttaatttaaattttgaaacGTTGAGGATTTTAGGTGAAGTTATTTTCTCTATCCtctctagctatatttagctagagtttttagctaaagctaaatttagcttttaAATAGGTATTCTGCTAGAGATAAAACTTATCCCAAAATttgttaaatttcaatttttttttaaaataggtattctgttggagatgcccttagcTAGTTTGTTTGACTCTAGAATAGAGAGCGCTAGCTAGAGACGCATGGTTTAGAATGAGAAGTTTTTACATAATTATTTGTGGTCAACACTCTAGTCAATCACCTTTGGATTTGGACCCAatggaggtttttttttttttttttttttcctttttaccaCAGTTACTGATAAAGTAAAAACCATTTTCATATGATTGTCCTTTATAATCTATTCACATTATTCCTTATATAGTTATATGTTACTAATAACCAAATGAACACCACTAtgcttcctttttccttttattcAAGAGAATGAGATGCTGTTTCTGGGGAAGAAGGAAGTAATAGTAACTTTTCTCTTAATCTCTTTATAATTGTTTGGGGACAAAGATTTCCTAGCTCCTCTACTGAAATTATGAGCCTACATTTCTCATTAAAGCAATACCTGAATATATACAAATCGACATGAATGCGTACGTACTTGAATTTATAAAAATGAAACTGGAATGAATTAACattttcttctctatttttctgCATGTGAAGCTTACTTCACTTAGAAGGAAGAAAGAACGTGGAAGTCGTAAGATCAATACACCACTTGATATTCTTTTCATCCCAACCTACATACCTGAAAACAGTGATCATATATAAATCTGGTTCACTTGTTCCTATAAATAGCCACCTAAGATCAGCACAATATACACAAGTCACATAAATCGATCATAATGCAAAATATTTTCATAATATGGTTTCCTTTCTAGCTGTAACATTTGGTTCAACCCTCCCATGCGCAAAATTCACAAGAAGACTACGTCGATGCTCACAACGCGGCTCGTTTACAAGTTGGTGTACCAAATGTTACATGGGACGACACCGTTGCGGCCTATGCTCAATGCTACGCCAACTCAAGAGTCAGGGACTGCAGTCTCGTGCATTCCCGTGGGCCTTACGGTGAGAACTTGGCCTACGGCTATGGCAGCAGCTCATTCACAAGCGCCGACGCCGTGAACTTGTGGCTTGCGGAGAAGCCTTACTACAACCACACCTCCAATTCTTGTGTTGGTGGACGGTGTCTGCACTAAAGTGATTTGGCACTACTCTATCAGGCTGGGGTGTGCTAGGGTCCAATGCAGCAACAATGGGTGGTGGTATGTCACCTGCAACCATGATCCACCGGCAACTACTACGGCAAGCGTCCCTGTTAGTTAGATGATCGGTATGAGGACGTTTTTGTTGACATTGCTTATTAGATCATATATGTAATAAGAGTAATCAAACCGAGCAGCTAAATTGTCAAACTGAAATAAATCAACTACATCATGAACAATCAAGTTCATGAATGATAGAAGGTTTACCGTCGTAAGGGTAATTGATTAATTACTTGCGGTGGATGACTCCAGGCTCTTTGTAGGCCATATTCCACTTAATTCCCTTCATAATTATATTGAACATGTTGGTCTTATCTATCCATATTGCATTTCTTGTCCCCACCCCACTCTACCCCTCACACATTTGACGTCAGTGAAATGTGAACTCATAACCTCAATAGTAAGCTAACTAATAAATCACAGCTCACTAACAATCTTTTTATTATttcatatatattattattaagaaaacTAATGTCTTTACCCATTTTATACTTTTTTCTTTAGATATAATTTTATTAGTATGTTTTAACCAATAGATCATAACGTACTCAGATGTATAACTTAATAGTACAACATATATAGATTCCTGATATAAGTAATTAAGTACCAAGAATATTCGGGGCGACTGGACGAGCTTTTGTCTTTGACTATAGTATTTGGTGATTTGGTCTAACACGGGATTGAAGCTAATTAAAGCCAACATGGGCTGCTAAAGAGACTCCACCAAACATGGACCGCAGAGAAGGTGTTGGTAAGTAGCAACAAAATttctaaataaaaaataaaaactatttcATTTTGCTTTTACACCCTCTCTTTCTAGGACTAATAATTACTTATTTCTCTGAAATAATGTCTTCTTTACACTCCTAGCATGCCAAAGATTTCTAGTATATTAATAATAAAACGTTTCAAACAATGAATCAAGTCGTACAAACATCAATTTAGCAtgaagcaaattttttttttttttgattgttgttgttgttcaatAGAGGGATAAGAGAGATGCAATAAACCTCTTCATTGCCCCAAAATTTAGCAAGAAGATATTTCTCTAGCTATAGATAGAGAAGTTTACTCATCCTGTACATTAAAGGTACTATATATAATGCAAATTAAGCTTTCTCATCTAAAGTTAATTTGCTCACACTTTCAATCATCAGATATTGTGTTCACCTGATTGTTTATAATTAGACTTGATCATTTGGTTCATTAGAAGCTCTGCTAACCTTTGGGAAGTTAGCTTAATCTTAGTCATTGACTTTATTTGACGATAGGATCTAGTCTTAGTTAGCTTATCTCTTTTATTTGATGGTACCCacgagcatatatatatatatatatatatatatatatatatatatatatatatacctacaTAGTATGTGCTTGATTGaagttcttatatatatatatatatatatatatatatatacctacaTAGTATGTGCTTGATTGAAGTTCTTAATTTTATAAAAGAAAGAAGGTGATCATCAAATGCACTACTTGCACAATTGCCATCGTTCTAATCCCTACAAAATTGATCCAAGGGGAAGTACTGAACTTGTGATGGCTATGTTCCTAAAGTGGTAAAATACCTATCATTTTATAACATTCGTCTTATCCATATTATTCCCCTACTTGATCATAAATCAAGGGGTTACATTGTTTGTACTTATTGCTTTAAATAGCCGCCTAACATGTCATACTTGATCATAAATAATGTGCTACACTGTTTGGACTTATGGCTTTAAATAGCCGCCTAAGAAGTCATAGTGATATACACCTCACACCTTCATACCCTATAACTCCATAACCTTTGTATTGAAATCCGTCATCACAATATGGCTTTGATTCGTTTATTTCTCTATGTGATAGGGTTGGTAATGGTTCCTGATCCCTCCCATGTCCGGGACTCACCACAAGACTACCTCAATGTACACAATGTGGCTCGAGCACGAGTTGGAGTTGCAAACATCAGGTGGGACAACACTGTTGCCGCCTACGCTCTGAAGTACACCAAGTCGAGGCTAGGGGATTGCAATCTCGTCCACTCAGGAGGGCCTTACGGAGAGAATTTAGCCAAAGGCAGCGGCTCGTTTACAGCCGCGGCTGCAGCCAATATGTGGGTGGCGGAGAAGCCTTACTACAACTACACCTCCAATGCTTGCACCGGCGGAAAGCAGTGCAGGCACTATACTCAAGTGGTGTGGGCAAAGTCTGTTAGGGTGGGGTGTGCTAGGCTTCAATGCAGGAATTCGTGGTGGTTTGTTACATGCAGCTATTATCCACCAGGCAACTACATCGGGCAGCGCCCATATTAGGGACAACATGCAACTATAGTATGTGCATGTTATGTATAATCTACATCTCATCTATTTGAGAGAAAAGATTATACATACATGACATTAGCTATTGTCCGCTCCGTCTAGCCTCCCATCTCCACTCTGGCCATGCTTCTTCCTCTGTCTGCTTTCCTTCTTTTGGTTTCTTCTCCCATCTCTTAACCCCTTCTCTCTTGCTGATCCTTGATCATCGATCATCCAAACATGTCCCTTTGTTCCGTCAAACCCGTCGATCTGTCACTGTCGTTTACAACCACTATCACGGTTGCTCTTCGGAGCGTTTACCTTACCGTTGCTTATCTCCGGCTAATTTGGATCTGGGAAGGCTGCTGTCTAGGGGCTTGGttgttgtttgtttcttttactTTTAGTACTCTCTGGTCTAGTTGGTCAGGACATTTAGTGCCCTCTCGCAGTAATCTTCTTCCTTGTTTAATGAAAGTTGTGTCCATtaccaaaagtccaaaaacataagtaaataaataaacctCACATGCATGCATTGATAAATAAGAGCTACTAGATGCCCTGGAGTCAATCACCGAGAGAAGTTTGTGCTTTAGCTTTCATCTGATGTTTTCCTGCAACTATATATTTCTATATGTACATTAGTCATTGCGATCCATAAT
Coding sequences:
- the LOC112174808 gene encoding pathogenesis-related leaf protein 6; translation: MALIRLFLYVIGLVMVPDPSHVRDSPQDYLNVHNVARARVGVANIRWDNTVAAYALKYTKSRLGDCNLVHSGGPYGENLAKGSGSFTAAAAANMWVAEKPYYNYTSNACTGGKQCRHYTQVVWAKSVRVGCARLQCRNSWWFVTCSYYPPGNYIGQRPY